GCTCCTGTTCCTTCAGACAGCCGCGGCGACGCCGGTGAACCTGGTTGTGCGTCAGGGAGATGCGGTCAGGGTGGTGCCGACCATTCCGACGGTGAGCGGCACGTACGTGCGTGCCGATCTCCTCGCCCTGGCGCTCGGCGGATCTGCCGGCGACTCTCCCGGTGGGCGGTATCGCATCTCCCTCGGGGAATCGCGCATCGAGATGATCGAGGGCGTTCCCTTCCTGCGCACAGATGCGGGGGTCGTGCCGGTTCTCATGCCGCCGCTCCGGTCCGGCCGGACGTTTCTCGTGCCGTATCAGGTGGTGACGTCGGTGATCCCGCGGTTCGCCACGGGATTCAACTATGACGCGGCCAACGGAGAGTTGAGGATTTTCTCGACCGCGGCGCGGCGTGTGGTGGACGCTCCACGGGCGGCGTCGAGCGATGGCCTGTCCGTGCCGCCGTCGGAGCCGGCCACGCCGTCGCGTCGGCGCCGGTCGGAACGCCGGCTCGTCGTGATGGACGCCGGCCACGGAGGCCCCGACAACGGAATGACCGGGCCCATTGGTCCGGGACCACGTATCGTCGAGAAGCAGGTCACACTGGCAGTGGCGAAGCTTGTCGCGCAGGAGCTGAGGGACGCAGGTGTGGATGTGCTCATGACACGCACCACCGACACGCTCATTGCGCTCTCCGACCGCGGACGAATCGCCAATCGCAACAAGGGCGATCTGTTCGTCTCCGTGCATGTCAACGCGACTGGCTCGCGCGGCCCGACCGGCGCGCGCGAGCGGGGCTACGAGACGTACTTCCTCGCTGAAGCGAAGAGCGAGGATGCGAAACGCGTGGAGCGGATGGAAAACGAAGCGGTGAAATTCGAGACGGGAGCGAACGCCCCGAAGGGAGATCCGCTAAGCTTCATCATCAACGACATGGCGCAGAACGAGCACTTGCGCGAATCGAACGATCTCGCGGAGACGATCCAGAATGGGTTCAGGCGGTTCCACCCGGGGAAGGACCGCGGCGTCCAACAGGCCAATTTCGCGGTGCTCCGCGGCTCCTACATGCCGGCTGTCCTCGTGGAGATAGGGTTCGGCACCAACCCGTCAGAGGCGGCATATCTGACGGATCGCTCGAGCCAGGAGGAGATCGCGGCGAGCATCGCGCGCGGGGTTCTCGCGTACCTCGAGCACTACGACGCGCGCATCGGAGCAGGGACGCATTGACCTCCGGCGCGCCGGTCCTCACGGTCAACGCGGCATCCATCGAATTCCAGAATCCGGTACTTCTCGCCGCCGGCACGGCCGCGTATGGACGTGAGTTGATGGGCGTGATGGATCTCGACGCGCTCGGTGGGCTGGTGACGAAGGCGGTGAGCCCGGAGCCAAGAAAGGGGGCGCCGGCCCCGCGTGTGGCCGAGTTCGAGGGCGGGATGATCAACGCGGTGGGTCTCGCGAATCCCGGTCTCGACGCGGTGAAGCGTGACGAGTTGCCGTGGCTCGCCGAGAACGTGCATGCAGCGAGAGTGATAGTGAACGTCGTCGGGAGTGCGATCGAGGATTTCGCGATCGTAGTGGAGACGTTGAGCGACATGAAAACGGTGGATGCGTTCGAGCTGAACGTGAGCTGTCCCAATGTGAAGGCGGGAGGGATGGAGTTCGGCGCTGACCGCCACACCCTTTCCGCGCTCGTTGCGCGGGCGCGGGCGGCG
This is a stretch of genomic DNA from Gemmatimonadaceae bacterium. It encodes these proteins:
- a CDS encoding N-acetylmuramoyl-L-alanine amidase, translated to MIGALLLFLQTAAATPVNLVVRQGDAVRVVPTIPTVSGTYVRADLLALALGGSAGDSPGGRYRISLGESRIEMIEGVPFLRTDAGVVPVLMPPLRSGRTFLVPYQVVTSVIPRFATGFNYDAANGELRIFSTAARRVVDAPRAASSDGLSVPPSEPATPSRRRRSERRLVVMDAGHGGPDNGMTGPIGPGPRIVEKQVTLAVAKLVAQELRDAGVDVLMTRTTDTLIALSDRGRIANRNKGDLFVSVHVNATGSRGPTGARERGYETYFLAEAKSEDAKRVERMENEAVKFETGANAPKGDPLSFIINDMAQNEHLRESNDLAETIQNGFRRFHPGKDRGVQQANFAVLRGSYMPAVLVEIGFGTNPSEAAYLTDRSSQEEIAASIARGVLAYLEHYDARIGAGTH
- a CDS encoding dihydroorotate dehydrogenase, encoding MTSGAPVLTVNAASIEFQNPVLLAAGTAAYGRELMGVMDLDALGGLVTKAVSPEPRKGAPAPRVAEFEGGMINAVGLANPGLDAVKRDELPWLAENVHAARVIVNVVGSAIEDFAIVVETLSDMKTVDAFELNVSCPNVKAGGMEFGADRHTLSALVARARAATARPLFVKLSPTLPSIADTARTAVDAGADGITLVNTIPGLAIDVESRRPALGFGAGGVSGAGLLPVGVLAVWKVSRAVQVPLIGVGGVTRGTDAIQYLMAGASLVAMGTAALRDPRAPERVVEEMRSWCGAHGVAAVAELVGSLEWPS